In Ruminococcaceae bacterium BL-4, one DNA window encodes the following:
- a CDS encoding protein of unknown function (Evidence 5 : Unknown function), with amino-acid sequence MKLRGWSVMAEHFSFFNGPTYDAADFAAYFASFFKNGVFAKPADGLQVRAQHNDMRVTILPGVAFIDGYRYELDNSDSEFNFTVPTADGSLDRIDIIVIRRDLVNNNAKAYYIAGTPTNNPSAPALTRTNDIDEIQLCRISVTHGAVKIADSDIADTRFNDSLCGIVASAVTDVSTKELFAQYNAMYQDFQTKVNNAFSTWFANVQNTLSGDAAGNLLILINAINDSKGKANGIAGLNSEGVVPPEQGGTGKKSLADTRNTMGLGSSGPVPVPSGGTGVTTPPEIRNLIGLGNTTGPLPIANGGHGCNNRIDGLHAMGIKWGTSAAPATATANTFYIQLL; translated from the coding sequence ATGAAATTACGGGGGTGGTCAGTAATGGCAGAACATTTTAGCTTTTTTAATGGGCCAACTTACGACGCAGCGGATTTCGCTGCATATTTTGCATCATTTTTTAAAAACGGCGTATTTGCAAAACCCGCTGATGGTTTGCAGGTACGGGCACAGCACAATGACATGCGGGTCACTATTTTGCCTGGTGTAGCCTTTATTGACGGATACCGTTATGAGCTTGACAACAGTGATTCGGAATTTAATTTTACAGTACCAACAGCAGACGGCAGTCTCGACCGAATAGATATTATCGTGATCCGGCGTGATCTCGTAAACAACAATGCAAAGGCCTATTACATTGCCGGTACCCCTACAAATAATCCGTCAGCACCAGCTTTGACACGGACAAACGACATTGATGAAATACAGCTTTGCAGAATCAGTGTGACTCATGGTGCTGTAAAAATAGCAGATTCGGATATTGCAGATACTCGATTTAACGACAGCCTGTGTGGGATTGTAGCCTCAGCAGTTACCGACGTCTCTACCAAAGAACTTTTTGCACAGTACAACGCAATGTATCAGGACTTTCAGACCAAAGTTAACAATGCATTTAGTACGTGGTTTGCAAACGTCCAAAATACATTATCCGGAGACGCTGCGGGAAATTTACTGATTCTAATTAATGCAATCAATGATTCTAAAGGAAAAGCAAACGGAATCGCCGGACTCAACAGTGAAGGTGTTGTCCCCCCTGAGCAGGGTGGTACCGGAAAAAAGTCCTTAGCTGATACTCGTAATACTATGGGATTAGGATCATCCGGTCCCGTCCCAGTACCCAGCGGAGGCACAGGAGTGACTACGCCACCAGAGATCCGTAATCTTATTGGGTTAGGCAACACAACCGGTCCCCTGCCAATCGCAAACGGCGGTCACGGATGCAATAACCGCATAGATGGTCTGCATGCGATGGGAATCAAGTGGGGCACCTCGGCAGCACCTGCTACTGCAACCGCCAACACCTTTTATATTCAACTATTATGA
- a CDS encoding protein of unknown function (Evidence 5 : Unknown function) produces MAEWYGGESDYSYSWGTGTTQAYLSASVEIISETVARVHVHTSTACINGGMSEYGVHTQCGVENYSADGEGIYSGNGNWVGQVNGTWDFSRNDGDYDVTVFGKYWGDTVNGYGSAGNNGEVYGTLTIPARPYYPAGAPSAKVSKMQVPIGTAITLSWAKSSTQGNANFDHFEVTDGLGARLYVGSGTSIQTVPSKILDQYGKDNYYNRITVSNKKKGWVYYAVWEVHEWYRSYPSSPICWIGVEVKSGVITLYDSAGKKHTGLVTAYDGNGKSHFVLISAYDANGKRHDTQ; encoded by the coding sequence ATGGCTGAATGGTATGGCGGCGAAAGTGACTACAGCTATTCCTGGGGCACCGGCACAACTCAAGCATACTTATCCGCATCCGTCGAAATTATCAGTGAAACTGTTGCCCGGGTACATGTACACACATCCACCGCCTGTATCAATGGCGGAATGAGTGAATACGGTGTTCATACGCAGTGCGGTGTTGAAAACTACAGCGCAGATGGAGAAGGAATTTACAGCGGAAATGGAAACTGGGTTGGACAAGTAAACGGAACCTGGGATTTCAGCCGAAATGACGGTGATTATGATGTTACCGTATTCGGAAAATACTGGGGCGATACAGTCAACGGATACGGCTCTGCTGGCAATAACGGCGAGGTTTACGGGACTCTTACAATTCCTGCACGCCCCTATTATCCTGCCGGGGCTCCGTCCGCCAAAGTATCTAAAATGCAAGTGCCGATCGGAACGGCGATCACATTATCGTGGGCAAAATCCAGCACGCAGGGCAACGCAAATTTCGACCATTTCGAAGTTACCGACGGACTCGGTGCACGGCTGTACGTTGGATCCGGAACAAGTATCCAGACAGTGCCAAGCAAAATACTTGATCAGTACGGCAAAGACAATTATTACAATCGAATAACAGTTTCCAATAAGAAAAAAGGCTGGGTTTATTACGCTGTCTGGGAAGTTCATGAGTGGTACAGGTCCTACCCATCCTCCCCCATTTGTTGGATTGGTGTCGAGGTCAAATCCGGTGTGATCACGTTGTACGACTCAGCCGGCAAAAAGCATACCGGACTCGTGACCGCCTATGATGGCAATGGAAAGTCCCACTTTGTCTTGATCTCAGCTTACGATGCAAACGGGAAAAGGCATGATACACAATAA
- a CDS encoding protein of unknown function (Evidence 5 : Unknown function) — translation MIELTVSKTSDSPSVFSISPSNIELGGKQASGVDFLRVSVPPDWQGKTVRITFVHAANNQKVAVILPETGIIKLTSDITSCNGDIVIDAAGTDDYAAYSTVCHYTVYSHPDAGSNGQVITPDEYHQFIGEVKNYSDSAQASANKAIEYTAVFKNSGYHNSIYRGKDISANEADGSMYTNIANGTFDDIFVGDYFHKTVNGQNYVFQVLGCDIKMNRGSTPLTAHHIVVMPTTSLGSYKMNDTNTTDGGYVGSKMYTDVLPVWAGYLSNAFGSHLITSKELLVNATSSGSPSGWSWFDSTVNLMTVEEVLGHGTFGISHYEYYFNIGISYGQLPLFRLSPDKICIRYATYWLRNIPQSTFFSTVNNEGYVHITPASASAELRPYFLLG, via the coding sequence ATGATAGAATTGACCGTCAGCAAAACGTCCGACAGCCCATCTGTATTCTCAATATCGCCCTCTAATATCGAACTTGGGGGGAAGCAAGCTAGCGGTGTAGACTTTCTGCGCGTCAGCGTTCCGCCCGACTGGCAAGGGAAGACAGTCAGAATCACATTTGTCCACGCTGCAAATAACCAAAAAGTCGCCGTAATTTTGCCGGAAACCGGAATCATCAAATTGACGTCCGATATTACATCGTGCAACGGTGACATTGTGATTGATGCTGCAGGCACAGACGATTATGCGGCATATAGCACCGTCTGCCATTACACGGTATACAGCCACCCTGACGCCGGGAGCAACGGACAAGTGATCACACCAGACGAATACCATCAATTTATCGGCGAAGTTAAGAATTACAGCGACTCGGCACAAGCAAGTGCAAACAAAGCGATTGAATATACTGCAGTTTTCAAAAACTCCGGATACCATAACAGCATTTACCGCGGTAAAGATATCAGCGCAAACGAGGCTGACGGCTCTATGTATACGAATATTGCCAATGGGACTTTTGACGATATTTTTGTCGGAGACTATTTTCATAAAACAGTAAACGGGCAAAATTATGTGTTCCAAGTTTTAGGCTGTGATATAAAAATGAATCGAGGAAGCACACCGTTAACTGCGCATCATATCGTTGTAATGCCGACTACAAGTTTGGGTTCTTACAAAATGAATGATACCAATACAACAGATGGTGGATATGTAGGCAGTAAAATGTATACTGATGTTTTGCCGGTATGGGCGGGATATCTTAGTAATGCGTTTGGTTCACATTTAATCACAAGCAAAGAATTACTAGTAAATGCCACTTCTTCCGGTTCCCCTTCTGGTTGGTCTTGGTTCGACTCTACCGTTAATCTTATGACCGTTGAGGAAGTCTTGGGTCATGGAACGTTTGGAATAAGTCATTACGAATATTATTTCAATATCGGAATTTCTTACGGTCAACTTCCATTATTCCGGCTTTCTCCCGATAAAATCTGCATAAGATATGCAACATATTGGCTGCGAAACATTCCGCAGTCCACATTTTTTTCGACGGTTAACAACGAAGGGTATGTACATATTACACCGGCATCTGCCAGTGCAGAACTACGACCATATTTCCTTTTAGGATAA
- a CDS encoding protein of unknown function (Evidence 5 : Unknown function): MKILDESGNPITGTPDFSTGRYLQNSNGDLVFTKYTDAELAEIKKQQESDPITQLQLELKKVQKALEAQ, from the coding sequence ATGAAAATTTTAGATGAAAGCGGGAATCCGATTACCGGTACGCCTGATTTTAGCACAGGAAGATATTTGCAAAATTCTAACGGCGATTTAGTTTTTACAAAATATACGGATGCAGAATTAGCTGAAATAAAAAAGCAACAGGAATCAGACCCGATCACGCAGTTACAGCTCGAATTGAAAAAAGTACAGAAGGCTTTGGAGGCACAATGA
- a CDS encoding LysM peptidoglycan-binding domain-containing protein — MRGIDTSEHNGRITRDVLQNVDFVIIRLGFGSDIQSQDDSEFENTVALCEQMGKPWGAYLYGYALNDDDARSEVAHARRILAGRVPSMGVWYDMEDADGYKRNNGFPSNDQLQSICDIFCSAMEADGNYSGIYASQSWIDGCLAGGRLDRYDKWIAQWADHCTSPASHRLWQFKDCLNICGRNFDGNESDKCPLWEGAPSPAPQQSEASAEQPSGNAHGIGEDVVFSTCYTSSTAPNSEAIPAGNMLKNHGVITYVAEGTANPYLLDNGMCWVNDGDIRGQYCDDSAPAAAIGIGDSVKVQSGAYDYDGNGLADFVYQTTYNILELSGDRAVIGIGGDVTAAVNINNLYRV, encoded by the coding sequence ATGAGAGGAATTGACACAAGCGAGCACAACGGGAGAATTACCCGTGATGTGCTGCAAAATGTAGACTTTGTAATAATCAGGCTCGGTTTTGGTTCTGATATCCAGTCGCAGGACGATAGCGAATTTGAAAATACCGTCGCACTTTGCGAACAGATGGGAAAGCCTTGGGGCGCTTATCTTTACGGATATGCCCTCAACGATGACGACGCCCGAAGTGAGGTAGCTCATGCCCGCCGGATTTTAGCCGGCAGAGTCCCGTCTATGGGTGTTTGGTACGACATGGAAGACGCAGACGGATATAAACGCAACAACGGATTTCCGTCTAATGATCAGCTACAGTCCATCTGTGATATCTTCTGCAGTGCCATGGAGGCAGATGGAAACTATTCCGGTATTTACGCAAGCCAATCTTGGATCGATGGCTGTCTTGCCGGCGGCCGGCTTGATCGCTATGATAAGTGGATTGCACAGTGGGCTGACCACTGCACCAGTCCTGCATCTCACCGCCTTTGGCAGTTTAAGGATTGCCTTAACATTTGCGGCAGAAACTTCGACGGCAACGAGTCGGACAAGTGTCCTCTTTGGGAAGGTGCTCCCTCCCCTGCCCCACAGCAGTCGGAGGCATCGGCGGAACAGCCGTCCGGTAATGCACACGGCATCGGTGAAGACGTTGTATTTTCCACCTGCTACACATCCAGCACCGCACCAAACAGTGAAGCAATTCCAGCAGGAAACATGCTCAAAAATCATGGCGTCATTACATACGTTGCAGAAGGCACTGCAAATCCATACCTCTTGGACAACGGAATGTGCTGGGTAAACGATGGAGATATCCGCGGACAGTACTGTGACGATTCTGCCCCTGCAGCTGCTATCGGAATCGGTGACAGCGTCAAGGTTCAATCCGGCGCTTACGATTATGATGGAAACGGTCTTGCAGACTTTGTGTATCAGACCACCTACAACATTCTAGAACTTTCCGGCGACCGCGCAGTTATTGGCATCGGCGGAGATGTCACGGCCGCTGTAAATATCAATAATCTTTATAGAGTGTGA
- a CDS encoding conserved protein of unknown function (Evidence 4 : Unknown function but conserved in other organisms) — translation MPTEVIVALIAFLGTAVGSWSGIRISNKLVDYRLCKLEEKVAKHNQVVERTYRLEEQIKVANHRISDLEVKEEHYEHE, via the coding sequence ATGCCAACAGAAGTTATTGTTGCGCTGATTGCCTTCTTAGGGACAGCGGTCGGCAGTTGGAGTGGAATCCGCATTTCCAACAAATTAGTGGATTATCGTCTCTGCAAGTTGGAAGAAAAAGTCGCAAAGCACAATCAGGTTGTAGAACGTACCTATAGACTAGAAGAACAGATAAAAGTTGCAAATCACCGAATCAGTGATTTGGAAGTTAAGGAGGAACATTATGAACATGAATGA
- a CDS encoding conserved membrane protein of unknown function (Evidence 4 : Unknown function but conserved in other organisms): MNMNDFLTWSILGTFAGAAAVTGLLTQLLKGAGTIAKMPTQILSYLIALVVLLISTAANAGFAQPWTVWALVPLNAVLVSTASNGAYQVIARVSSKSGT, translated from the coding sequence ATGAACATGAATGATTTTTTAACCTGGAGTATTCTTGGCACCTTCGCCGGTGCTGCAGCGGTTACAGGACTTTTGACACAGTTACTTAAAGGCGCCGGCACCATTGCAAAGATGCCGACACAAATTTTAAGCTATCTGATTGCCCTGGTTGTGCTGCTCATCAGCACGGCAGCTAATGCAGGATTTGCGCAGCCTTGGACAGTATGGGCACTGGTACCACTCAATGCGGTATTGGTATCGACGGCCAGCAACGGTGCCTACCAGGTAATCGCACGAGTGTCCAGCAAGTCCGGTACCTAA
- a CDS encoding Abi family protein translates to MNNISNKIDKPKKTATELVLMLKNEKGIKFNKMDEQEAINYLSCKNNYLRTASYRKNYEKYSDGPNKNKYINLEFVYLTELSTIDLELRSILLKMCIDVEHSLKVDLMNKIDHNKVEDGYKIVSDFLEQNNFVKSGIENKADSIFTGDLINYYFELCTVFKEDQVRTKIIRSDCPAWVLLEIISFGNLIKFYDFYNEAYSQNKLKKDILNPIRSLRNACAHNNCLLNCMKPRRTKTNPPSIISQYVASIPGVLKEERNKKLTCRPIFETVCLLYVYTKIVSKNVRKARINELKTFCNERLVKNSQYFLNNQLITTSFEFLKKIVNNIVDT, encoded by the coding sequence ATGAATAATATTAGTAATAAAATTGACAAGCCTAAAAAGACCGCTACAGAGCTTGTTTTAATGTTAAAAAATGAAAAAGGCATTAAATTCAATAAAATGGATGAGCAAGAAGCTATTAATTATTTATCATGTAAAAATAATTATCTCAGAACAGCTTCGTATAGAAAAAATTATGAAAAATATTCTGACGGGCCAAACAAAAACAAGTACATAAATTTAGAATTTGTATACTTAACAGAGTTATCTACGATAGATTTGGAATTGCGTTCTATTCTTTTAAAAATGTGCATTGATGTTGAACACTCCTTAAAAGTAGATCTTATGAATAAGATCGATCATAACAAAGTTGAAGATGGGTATAAAATAGTATCAGACTTTTTAGAACAAAATAATTTTGTTAAATCTGGCATTGAAAACAAAGCAGATTCTATATTTACAGGAGATTTAATTAACTACTATTTTGAACTGTGTACTGTTTTTAAAGAAGATCAAGTACGAACAAAAATTATCAGGTCTGATTGTCCCGCATGGGTATTATTAGAAATTATAAGTTTTGGTAATTTAATAAAATTTTATGATTTTTATAATGAAGCGTATAGTCAAAATAAATTAAAGAAAGATATACTGAACCCAATTCGTAGCCTTCGCAATGCTTGTGCACATAATAACTGTTTGTTGAATTGCATGAAACCTCGTAGAACAAAAACAAATCCTCCAAGCATTATTTCTCAATATGTGGCTTCTATTCCTGGGGTACTAAAAGAGGAACGCAACAAAAAGTTAACCTGTCGACCTATATTTGAGACGGTGTGTTTATTATATGTTTATACGAAAATAGTATCAAAAAACGTTAGGAAGGCGCGCATTAATGAACTTAAAACATTTTGCAATGAAAGGCTGGTTAAAAATAGTCAATACTTTTTAAATAATCAACTAATAACTACATCATTTGAATTTTTAAAAAAAATTGTCAATAATATTGTTGACACATAA
- a CDS encoding protein of unknown function (Evidence 5 : Unknown function), translating into MRLLIYRLIAKNGSKRFKNDKWTGQGQVKNDKYTVQHKVQNVNSIHSEKYSHFKSKQKKKATTNHLKLDD; encoded by the coding sequence GTGCGGCTTTTAATTTATAGGCTTATAGCTAAAAATGGTTCAAAACGGTTCAAAAATGATAAATGGACAGGTCAAGGACAGGTCAAAAACGATAAATATACGGTTCAACATAAGGTTCAAAACGTGAATTCCATTCACAGTGAAAAATATTCACATTTTAAATCAAAGCAAAAAAAGAAAGCCACTACCAATCATCTTAAGTTGGACGATTGA
- a CDS encoding protein of unknown function (Evidence 5 : Unknown function): MFCQTHNFSFLETYVNSLSGESFDNLTVEVVENHPQSADFRPFFELVCGKASGKCGIL, from the coding sequence ATGTTCTGTCAAACACATAATTTTAGTTTTTTAGAAACTTATGTAAACAGTTTGTCCGGGGAAAGTTTTGACAATTTGACGGTGGAAGTTGTGGAAAACCACCCCCAATCGGCTGATTTTCGGCCTTTTTTCGAATTGGTTTGTGGAAAAGCCAGTGGAAAGTGTGGAATACTATAG
- the thrZ gene encoding threonyl-tRNA synthetase (Evidence 2a : Function from experimental evidences in other organisms; PubMedId : 1379177, 8288542, 9353933, 15831787; Product type e : enzyme) — MIQVSLKGEPREFESGITVAEVAKSIGMGLYKAACAGKLNGKVVDLRTPLTEDCELEILTFDQVDGKRAYWHTTSHIMAQAVQHLFPDAKFAIGPAIDNGFYYDFDLPRTLTPEDLTAIETEMKKIIKEDIPLERVEMSAQDALKLMKDLHQDYKVELIEEHSGKGEKITFYKQGDYIDLCAGPHLLSTGKVKAVKLTNCTGAYWRADAKNKMLQRVYGISFPKSADLDTYVKMLEEAKKRDHRKLGKELELFTIMDEGPGFPFFLPKGMVLKNLLLDYWREVHKKAGYQEISTPVILSRKLWERSGHWAHYKNNMYTTVIDNEDYAIKPMNCPGGMLVYKTKMRSYKDLPLRMGEIGLVHRHELSGALHGLMRVRCFNQDDAHIFMTPDQMKDEIKGVVRLIDSVYKTFGFPYHIELSTMPEDHMGDKATWDNATDVLREAITELGYDYDINEGDGAFYGPKLDFHLQDCLGRTWQCGTIQLDFQLPERFELEYTGADGQKHRPIMIHRVVFGSVERFIGILTEHFAGAFPMWLSPVQVQILPISERHHDYCEKLQKELEDAGLRVESDMRNEKIGYKIREAQLQKTPYMLVIGDKEVESGEISVRHRKEGDLGTMAVKDFIARAQKEVADKKLD; from the coding sequence ATGATTCAGGTATCTTTAAAAGGCGAACCAAGGGAGTTCGAATCCGGAATCACAGTTGCAGAAGTTGCCAAAAGCATTGGAATGGGACTTTATAAGGCTGCCTGCGCTGGAAAGCTGAATGGAAAAGTAGTCGATCTGCGGACCCCACTGACAGAGGACTGCGAGCTGGAGATTTTAACATTTGACCAGGTGGACGGGAAACGTGCTTATTGGCATACTACGTCCCATATCATGGCGCAAGCGGTTCAGCACTTGTTCCCTGATGCGAAATTTGCGATCGGGCCTGCGATCGATAATGGATTTTACTATGATTTCGATTTGCCCAGAACGCTCACTCCGGAAGATCTCACTGCAATTGAAACTGAGATGAAAAAAATTATCAAAGAAGATATTCCATTAGAGCGGGTAGAGATGTCGGCGCAAGATGCATTAAAGCTGATGAAGGATTTACACCAGGACTACAAAGTAGAACTGATTGAAGAACACAGCGGCAAGGGCGAAAAAATTACTTTCTATAAGCAGGGCGATTATATTGACCTTTGCGCTGGCCCTCATCTTTTGAGCACCGGAAAAGTAAAAGCTGTTAAACTAACGAACTGCACCGGCGCTTATTGGCGTGCAGATGCTAAAAATAAGATGCTGCAGCGTGTTTATGGAATTTCTTTCCCGAAGAGCGCGGATCTTGATACCTATGTAAAGATGCTGGAAGAAGCCAAAAAGAGGGATCATCGTAAACTGGGAAAAGAACTGGAGCTCTTTACGATTATGGATGAAGGCCCCGGATTTCCATTCTTCCTGCCAAAGGGAATGGTCCTCAAAAATCTGTTGCTGGATTACTGGCGCGAAGTGCATAAGAAGGCCGGCTATCAGGAAATCAGCACGCCGGTGATTTTGAGCCGGAAGCTTTGGGAGCGCAGCGGCCACTGGGCACATTATAAAAATAATATGTATACTACGGTGATTGACAACGAAGATTATGCAATCAAGCCGATGAACTGCCCCGGTGGAATGCTGGTCTATAAGACAAAGATGCGTTCCTATAAAGATCTGCCGCTGAGAATGGGTGAAATTGGTCTTGTCCATCGTCATGAACTTTCCGGTGCTTTGCATGGCTTAATGCGCGTGCGCTGCTTCAATCAGGATGATGCGCATATCTTTATGACGCCTGATCAGATGAAAGACGAGATCAAGGGCGTGGTGCGCTTGATCGACAGCGTTTATAAGACTTTTGGATTCCCATATCATATTGAACTTTCGACCATGCCGGAAGATCATATGGGCGATAAAGCAACTTGGGATAATGCGACGGATGTTTTGCGCGAAGCGATTACAGAACTTGGGTACGACTATGATATCAATGAGGGCGACGGCGCATTTTATGGGCCGAAGCTTGATTTCCATCTGCAGGACTGCTTAGGCCGTACATGGCAGTGCGGAACCATTCAGTTGGATTTTCAGCTGCCGGAGCGCTTTGAATTGGAATATACGGGCGCAGATGGGCAAAAGCATCGTCCGATTATGATTCACCGTGTTGTATTTGGTTCGGTGGAGCGCTTTATTGGAATTCTTACTGAACACTTTGCCGGTGCATTCCCGATGTGGCTTTCTCCGGTGCAGGTACAGATTCTGCCGATTAGTGAACGCCATCACGATTATTGTGAAAAACTGCAGAAAGAATTGGAAGATGCCGGTCTGCGGGTAGAAAGCGATATGAGAAACGAAAAGATCGGTTATAAGATCCGTGAAGCACAGCTGCAGAAGACTCCTTATATGTTGGTAATTGGTGATAAGGAAGTTGAGAGCGGAGAAATTTCTGTACGTCATCGTAAAGAGGGAGATCTCGGAACAATGGCTGTCAAAGATTTCATTGCACGTGCACAGAAAGAAGTTGCAGATAAAAAGTTGGATTAA
- the rny gene encoding endoribonuclease Y (Evidence 2a : Function from experimental evidences in other organisms; PubMedId : 12682299, 17005971, 19779461, 21803996, 21815947, 21862575, 22720735, 25402410, 26797123; Product type e : enzyme), giving the protein MNIFTAILIAAICAAVAGVVCFFAGSAHRKKAAEAAIGSAEEEAKRIVSDALKNAESKKKETLLEGKDELHKLRSEAEKEINDRRKEVQRQERRIQQKEEFLDKKSETFDAKSETLQQKLKDADQKLADAEEVKKSQLEMLEKISGYTADQAKDYLLKDLDNELTHEKAAKLMTMEQQMKDNSDQMAREIISMAIQRCAADHVAEATISVVPLPNDEMKGRIIGREGRNIRAIETMTGVDLIIDDTPEAITISSFDPVRREIARIALERLISDGRIHPARIEEMVDKARHEVDATIKQEGERAVIEAGVNGLHPELIKLLGRLRYRTSYGQNVLNHSLEVASLCGIMASELGMDPTVARRAGLLHDIGKSLDHEMEGSHVDIGVDVARKYKESEAIIHAIAAHHNDIEPKTVIACLVQAADAISAARPGARRENLENYIKRLEKLEEVASSFEGVASCYAIQAGREIRVMVKPEVISDDQMVLLAREICNKIENELEYPGQIKVNIIRESRASDYAK; this is encoded by the coding sequence TTGAATATTTTCACAGCAATCCTCATCGCAGCAATTTGTGCAGCGGTGGCTGGTGTTGTGTGCTTTTTTGCCGGTTCTGCACATCGAAAAAAGGCAGCTGAAGCTGCGATTGGCTCTGCAGAAGAAGAAGCCAAACGGATCGTAAGCGATGCGCTGAAAAATGCAGAATCCAAAAAGAAAGAAACCTTGCTGGAAGGAAAAGACGAGTTGCATAAGCTGCGCTCAGAAGCGGAAAAGGAAATCAACGACCGCCGCAAAGAAGTACAGCGACAGGAACGAAGGATCCAGCAAAAGGAAGAATTTCTAGACAAAAAATCAGAAACATTTGATGCAAAATCTGAAACTCTGCAGCAAAAGCTCAAAGATGCGGATCAAAAGCTAGCAGATGCAGAAGAGGTTAAAAAGAGTCAGTTGGAAATGCTGGAAAAGATCTCTGGTTATACAGCAGATCAAGCGAAAGACTATCTGCTCAAAGACCTTGACAATGAGCTGACTCATGAAAAAGCAGCCAAGCTGATGACCATGGAACAGCAGATGAAAGATAATTCCGACCAAATGGCTCGAGAGATTATCTCTATGGCAATTCAGCGCTGTGCCGCAGACCATGTAGCAGAAGCGACTATCAGTGTTGTTCCTCTGCCAAATGATGAAATGAAAGGCCGCATTATCGGCCGCGAGGGACGCAATATCCGGGCAATTGAAACGATGACCGGAGTCGATCTGATTATTGATGACACACCAGAAGCAATTACCATTTCCAGTTTTGACCCGGTTCGCCGCGAAATTGCACGAATTGCATTGGAAAGACTGATCTCCGATGGCCGGATTCATCCAGCCAGAATCGAAGAAATGGTGGATAAAGCCCGCCATGAAGTGGACGCGACCATTAAACAGGAAGGTGAACGAGCTGTTATTGAGGCCGGTGTAAACGGTCTGCATCCTGAATTGATCAAACTTCTGGGACGATTGCGTTATCGTACCAGCTATGGGCAGAATGTGCTTAATCATTCTCTTGAAGTTGCTTCCCTTTGTGGAATTATGGCAAGCGAACTTGGAATGGATCCGACTGTTGCGAGAAGAGCCGGTCTTTTACATGATATTGGAAAATCCCTGGATCACGAGATGGAAGGTTCCCATGTAGATATCGGCGTCGATGTCGCCCGTAAGTACAAGGAAAGCGAAGCAATCATTCATGCGATTGCCGCACACCACAATGATATTGAACCTAAAACGGTAATTGCCTGTCTTGTTCAGGCTGCCGATGCAATCAGTGCCGCTCGTCCCGGCGCTAGGAGAGAGAATCTGGAAAACTACATCAAGCGCCTTGAAAAGCTTGAAGAAGTCGCTTCCAGTTTTGAAGGGGTTGCAAGCTGCTATGCCATCCAAGCAGGTCGCGAAATCCGCGTAATGGTAAAGCCTGAAGTCATCAGCGACGATCAGATGGTTCTGCTTGCCCGCGAAATTTGTAACAAGATTGAAAATGAGCTTGAATATCCCGGTCAGATCAAGGTAAACATTATTCGTGAGAGCCGCGCTTCTGACTATGCAAAATAA